The sequence TGGCCGATTTTCTCAATGCGGCACCGACCGAGATCGCGTTCGGCCAGAATATGACGTCGCTGACGTTTCATCTTTCACGGGCGCTCGGAAGAGAGTTTTCACCGGGAGATGAGATCGTTTGCACCGAACTCGATCACCACGCGAACATTGACACCTGGCGTTTTCTCGAAAAGGAACGCGGCGTGAAACTGCGCTTTGTTTCGATGGATCCCGAAAGCGGAACGCTCAATATCGACGAGATCGGGTCGTTGTTGAACTCAAGGACCAAACTGCTTGCGATCGGAGCCGCGTCGAATGCCTTGGGAACGGTCTCGGACGTCCGGCACGCCTGTCGGCTCGCGCGCGAGGCCGGAGTTTTGAGTTTTGTCGACGCGGTTCATTACGCCGCGCATAATCTGGTCGACGTCCGCGATTTCGACTGCGATTTTCTTGCGTGTTCGGCTTACAAATTTTATGGACCGCACATCGGAATTCTCTTCGGTCGGGGCGAATTGTTGCGTGCGATCGACTTTCCAAAACTTCGCCCGGCGCCCGAAAACTCTCCGGATCGGGTCGAAACCGGAACGCAAAGCCACGAATCGATCGCCGGCGCCGGTGCCGCCGTCGATTTTCTGGCGTCGCTCGCTGACGGCGCGACTAGGCGCGAGCGGCTTCAGAACTCGTTTCGCGAACTTCACGAAAGGCAGCTCGAATTGACGGAGGCGCTTTGGAACGGACTGACCGCGATCGGTGGTGTGAGGCTTTTTGGGCCAAATTACGAAATGCCGCGCACTTCGACCGTGTCTTTCGTCATTGATGGCGTCGATTCCGAGACGGTCGCCGTTAGACTCGCCGAAAAGGGCATTTTCGCGTCTAACGGAGATTTTTACGCGACGACGGTCGTTGAAAAGCTCGGGCTCGCGGACGTCGGACTTGTGCGGATCGGTTGCTGCATCTACACGACCCGTGAGGAAATCGAGAGATTACTGGAGGCGGTCGAAGAAATCGCGCGAGAGAGAAGTGAGAACTGAGAAGTGGGAACTGAGAGCTGAGAACTCAGACGGCAAGCGGTAATTCCAAAAATCCAGATTCCAAGAGTTCGAGATCGAAGATCCAAAATCCAGATTCAAAGAATCAAGGAGCCACTCGGAAAAACGATTAAGTGGGCGGAGAACACGAACTTGCGATAGCAGCACGTGAAGCGGAACGGAACCCGGGTGTCAGACGCGATTAACTCAAAAGCTACCGATTCTGGAATATCTGGAATCTGGAATCTGGAATCGGGAGCTTTGAAACAGCGTCTCCCGAGATTCCTTTCTGTTCCCATTGACTGAAACGAATCCGCTCCATCCCGCCAATC is a genomic window of Acidobacteriota bacterium containing:
- a CDS encoding cysteine desulfurase-like protein — its product is MVHSVDKIRSQFPALARTHNGFPVAYFDGPGGTQVPQVVVDAMSDYLLNHNANSHWAFPTSRETDAIIERSREALADFLNAAPTEIAFGQNMTSLTFHLSRALGREFSPGDEIVCTELDHHANIDTWRFLEKERGVKLRFVSMDPESGTLNIDEIGSLLNSRTKLLAIGAASNALGTVSDVRHACRLAREAGVLSFVDAVHYAAHNLVDVRDFDCDFLACSAYKFYGPHIGILFGRGELLRAIDFPKLRPAPENSPDRVETGTQSHESIAGAGAAVDFLASLADGATRRERLQNSFRELHERQLELTEALWNGLTAIGGVRLFGPNYEMPRTSTVSFVIDGVDSETVAVRLAEKGIFASNGDFYATTVVEKLGLADVGLVRIGCCIYTTREEIERLLEAVEEIARERSEN